A region of Zerene cesonia ecotype Mississippi unplaced genomic scaffold, Zerene_cesonia_1.1 Zces_u002, whole genome shotgun sequence DNA encodes the following proteins:
- the LOC119838352 gene encoding zinc finger protein Elbow, translated as MLTSSNQYLRPDYLSPLPTTLDAKKSPLALLAQTCSAIGADTPNPKLISAAEKASKKYDDKPAHVDNKPSFKPYESCLTREKTRTPEDRASVNTQSKTPSSKGSASTTPVQARCNSNQSSSSLRTSPPTHRKTPSEKSEERSSPISSPAQVKSNSDSSNTASKLPYSNSLPSSTETKEPTSFKPSVPVSSSAFLGGLPPSGFPLPMDLMTSSLMAAQHQALKNGLNPYLAYARMKAPGSDLGICRDPYCTGCSLSSHLLKSAVCPAGCAQCDHAKTPFSLPTGHPAAAAYAHAQLAALAAASQLPFVCSWMAGDSAYCGKRFATSEELLQHLRSHTASGDSSPSLSMLSATHPLLQRTYPTPPLSPLTPRFHPYSKPSHLMSSPPLPFPLPPHPSLAAYFPSYPLFGPRPLHP; from the exons ATGCTCACGTCCAGCAATCAGTATTTAAGACCTGATTATCTGTCGCCTTTGCCAACGACG CTCGACGCGAAAAAGAGCCCGCTGGCGCTCCTGGCACAAACGTGCAGCGCTATTGGCGCTGATACACCGAACCCAAAACTCATTTCAGCGGCTGAAAAGGCTAGCAAGAAGTATGACGATAAACCGGCGCATGTAGACAACAAACCGAGTTTCAAGCCTTACGAATCGTGCCTGACGAGAGAAAAGACTCGAACGCCGGAGGACAGAGCTTCAGTGAATACTCAGTCGAAGACTCCTTCGTCGAAGGGGAGTGCTTCTACCACCCCAGTGCAAGCGCGCTGCAATAGTAACCAAAGTTCTTCATCACTACGGACCTCACCACCCACGCATCGTAAAACACCATCAGAAAAATCAGAAGAAAGGTCGAGTCCCATTTCATCACCTGCCCAAGTGAAATCCAATTCTGATTCTTCGAATACTGCGTCCAAGTTACCGTACTCAAATAGTCTACCGTCCAGTACAGAAACCAAAGAACCAACGAGCTTCAAACCAAGCGTACCTGTTTCATCATCTGCTTTTCTAGGAGGATTGCCGCCATCCGGTTTTCCTCTACCTATGGATTTAATGACAAGCAGTCTTATGGCTGCTCAGCATCAAGCCTTGAAAAATGGATTAAATCCGTACTTAGCGTATGCGAGAATGAAGGCACCAGGTAGTGACTTGGGTATCTGTAGAGATCCCTACTGCACTGGTTGTTCATTAAGTTCACATTTGCTCAAATCTGCGGTGTGTCCTGCCGGCTGCGCGCAGTGTgatcacgcaaaaactcctTTTTCTTTACCGACTGGTCACCC AGCAGCGGCTGCGTATGCGCACGCTCAGTTAGCTGCTTTAGCAGCAGCATCGCAACTACCTTTTGTATGCAGCTGGATGGCGGGAGATTCAGCATATTGTGGAAAACGATTTGCAACATCAGAAGAACTTTTGCAACATTTAAGATCTCACACAGCTAGTGGTGATTCGAGTCCCAGTTTATCAATGTTGAGCGCCACTCACCCGCTATTACAAAGAACATATCCGACGCCTCCCCTGTCGCCTTTAACGCCAAGATTTCACCCCTACAGCAAACCGTCACACCTAATGTCATCACCGCCTTTGCCTTTCCCGTTGCCGCCACACCCATCGTTGGCGGCGTATTTCCCCTCCTATCCTCTGTTTGGACCGAGGCCTTTGCATCCTTGA